The following nucleotide sequence is from Microbulbifer sp. A4B17.
GATAAATATCTAGTTTTTGCCGCATTAACCTCTCTAGAAATGATCATCGCCTGATTTGGTGCATTTTGATCACTTCTATCTACGAATAATGAAACCATTGCCTCATAAGAAAGAAGCCAATAAGGCAAAAATATAATGCCATCAGAAATGGTTCTCCCCGACTCCACATCTCCAGGCCCGGCGATCTTGAAATACTTCACCTCGTCACCAGCCAGTGGGGCATACTCGCCGTGAAGGTCAAAAATAATTGCATTCGAATTTTTTAAGTGTGCGACTTGCTCAATAATCTTTGCAGTCGCCCATGACTTCCCCGCCCCTGTACTTCCACCTATAAAAGCATGCCGTTGGAAAAACTTATTTCCATTAAGAAAAGCTTCGGCTTTATCATCTAAAGTATATCTACCTAGCACCAAGGAATTTCCATCATTCTCCGAATGAGAGATAACACGCATGAATTCTGTAAGGTCTTCTCCCTCTAGCGAAAAACAATTTGCTTCAATCTCAGGTACGCTCTCCAATGTTCTTCGGAAAACATTTCGGTTAAGGCCCTCCACATCGAGCAATGATCCTATCAATGAAACTTTGCAAAGATTCTGTTCATCAAACTCTTCGCCATGATTTTCATCCTGATCTAGAATCAACCGCTTTCGGGTAACTTGACTTATAAGACCGATCAAGTGCTGCCCTGGCTTGCTGCTTTGTAAAACAGCAAGTCTATTTACTTGCAATCTTTTTAGCTTTTCACTGTCTTCAACAGACACGATTACAGTTGCAGTATCAACTGAAGAAACGGTCCCAAGTGCATCATCATCTGAAAAGTTAAAAATTGCCATAGCTAAGCCCTACATTATTAAATTTAAAAATCCACCTAAAGACCAACAGTTGCGCTCAATCTTAATCGGCTCTACGCATTTAGAGCTATATACTAACGAACCGGGACCATCTTCACACATTTCAATTGCCAGATATCGCGACAATTGACTGCTAAATAAAAAATTCCTAGCTGATTCAGAAAGCTTTTGTGTAACAACAGTTATTGAGGCATCACCTTTTGCACAGCGATTCACCAGCTTCTCTTGAATATGATCATCATTAAACCCGAACCCGATACAAAGATATGAGGATGCAGCATCAATGACATCATCAGCCTCATGAATGATTGTTTTATATGGCTCTCTATGAGTACTTCGGTATTTTTCATTGCCTGGAGTAACTATGAGAGGGGTTAAACCTTCAGGTGTTCTACCAATATTACCAAGCGAACAGACAACCCCTTGATCATTAACAAACCACCCCAAAGAACCATGTACCTTCCAAATGTTAACCTGTCTCAAGGGTTTCAAATAATCTTTTTTTTCTGGAAAGCCCTTATACCCATGTGAAAATCCACAAAAATGATGAATACCCTCCTGTTCACAAGCATACTCTGCCAATCGATCATAGTTTGGGGTAATAATATTGACCTGCCTTACAGTACTCCTCAGCATATGTCTTAAAAGCTTGCCGAGCGGAAATAGTTCTTGATCAACTAGAGCCTTCTCAAACACTGCAATATCTTCAGGAGAAAGTAGATTCCATGTAGACAATACGACTTTACTTGTTAATGCTGGAGTTAAGTTAACCTTATGAAGAGCGGTCTCAAGATCAACCCCATTCTCAAGAAAGCCGCAGAATTCCCCCCATAATCCAACCTCTTGACAACTTAAACCCTCAACCTCAACTGATCTAATTAGATGTTGAGATAAAGCTCCCATACCTGACATACCATGAGCAGCGGATGCACCACTACCCAAAATAATAACTGGTGTACTTCCATAATAGTCTTGTGCTTGTTTAGATATTAAATCGATTTCCATACCAGCCATCAAAATTCCTTTTTACAACTTCACTATTAATAAATGGTGACCCCATACACCTTCTAAACAGAAGTATAAATCGCCAAGAGTTTCGACTGAAGAAGAACATTACACAAAACAATAGTTATTCAATGGCTTTTCTTACTAACGCATCAAAGAATATATAGGCGCCTAAATTATCTTATTGAAACTTATTTGGTTTTCCCTTTCGCCAAAGCCACGTAAAATCAAAAGATAACCGTCAAAGTTGTGGTCTATAGCTAGACAACCCCTCACAAGGCCAACACTCTGCAAGAGCCACAAAAATTTTCTAAAAGAACCTGCCCACAATAGGAGAAGGTAGCGTGAAGTAAAAATAGAGAAAAGGCGCTGACCCAAGGTGCTGCAACACCAGGGGCCAGCTAACCAAATTGATAGGATAATTATCAAGATGGCTGTATGCATACTACGCTAGAAACCCGCTCGTCTTCAATAAAGTGGAGCACAATCAGCAGCTTGGAGCAATTCCCCAAGCTCTGGGAGCCTAGCGCCCGCCTTTTCCTATTCTGCGCCCACCGTCCCCGCGCCCCACCCCACTCTTCCTCCAAGTATCACTTACCAAGCTTCCTCACCAAGGAGTGCCCACCCACAGTTTGATTATCGGTAGGAAATAAATATGTTGATCCTAAAGCGCCGAACAGGCGAGAACCTAAGAATTGGAACGAATGTCTCGATCACAGTGTTGGAAGTGAAGGGAAATCAAGTAAAGATAGGCATCCGCGCCCCCAATTCTCTTCCCGTCCAC
It contains:
- a CDS encoding SIR2 family protein, yielding MAGMEIDLISKQAQDYYGSTPVIILGSGASAAHGMSGMGALSQHLIRSVEVEGLSCQEVGLWGEFCGFLENGVDLETALHKVNLTPALTSKVVLSTWNLLSPEDIAVFEKALVDQELFPLGKLLRHMLRSTVRQVNIITPNYDRLAEYACEQEGIHHFCGFSHGYKGFPEKKDYLKPLRQVNIWKVHGSLGWFVNDQGVVCSLGNIGRTPEGLTPLIVTPGNEKYRSTHREPYKTIIHEADDVIDAASSYLCIGFGFNDDHIQEKLVNRCAKGDASITVVTQKLSESARNFLFSSQLSRYLAIEMCEDGPGSLVYSSKCVEPIKIERNCWSLGGFLNLIM
- the csrA gene encoding carbon storage regulator CsrA, which codes for MLILKRRTGENLRIGTNVSITVLEVKGNQVKIGIRAPNSLPVHREEIYVRIERERKINNGKR